The following are from one region of the Salvelinus alpinus chromosome 16, SLU_Salpinus.1, whole genome shotgun sequence genome:
- the LOC139541596 gene encoding phospholipase A and acyltransferase 4-like, translating to MEIGDMIKINRGAYKHWALYIGNGDVIHLVTPDGPSRVAFCSVSSSSGSLSCKGTITIEMLKDVAAGNPYEIHNYLDDEFKPRPTDVIMGDVDIMRGHTIEYGLLGNNCEHFVTFLRYGKSESKQADDFMKNLFIGSGLLGGVAVVAAVAFAAAAAAIKVIK from the exons ATGGAGATTGGTGACATGATTAAGATAAACAGGGGTGCATACAAACACTGGGCTCTGTACATTGGAAATGGAGATGTCATCCATTTGGTAACTCCAG ATGGGCCTTCAAGAGTAGCTTTCTGCAGTGTTAGCTCATCCAGCGGCAGTCTTTCCTGTAAAGGCACGATTACAATAGAGATGTTAAAGGATGTGGCAGCAGGGAATCCTTACGAAATCCACAACTACTTGGATGACGAGTTCAAACCAAGGCCGACTGACGTCATTATGGGGGATGTGGACATAATGAGAGGCCACACAATAGAATATGGCCTCCTTGGAAACAACTGCGAGCATTTTGTTACTTTCCTCCGTTATGGCAAATCAGAGTCCAAACAG GCAGATGACTTCATGAAGAATTTGTTCATTGGTTCTGGCCTGCTTGGTGGAGTGGCTGTGGTTGCCGCTGTTGCATTTGCTGCCGCTGCTGCAGCAATCAAAGTTATTAAATAG